The Methanococcoides methylutens MM1 genome has a window encoding:
- a CDS encoding SagB/ThcOx family dehydrogenase: MSGERQKDRNDQFDTAADPVDPSPEVELPEPILESSISIEQTLAERRSVRSYSGESLSLSDVSQLMWAAQGLTQDRFFRTAPSAGALYPLEVYLVVGNVDKMDAGVYRYVPSRHSMVKTLDGDRRDELCRVSLSQPQIRDAAAVVVITAVYSRIMVKYGNRGVRYAHIEVGCAAENIYLQGMSLGIGTCAVGAFEDENVAAIFDLPVDEEPLLLLPLGMCNEP; this comes from the coding sequence GGAAAGACAAAAAGACAGAAACGATCAGTTTGACACGGCAGCAGATCCTGTAGATCCATCTCCAGAGGTCGAACTTCCTGAACCGATACTTGAAAGTAGCATTTCCATCGAGCAGACCCTTGCAGAAAGGAGGTCCGTTCGTTCCTATTCCGGCGAGTCGCTATCTCTTTCCGATGTTTCCCAGCTTATGTGGGCTGCACAGGGGCTTACTCAGGATAGGTTCTTCAGGACAGCACCCTCAGCTGGTGCCCTTTATCCTCTTGAAGTTTACTTGGTCGTTGGCAATGTGGATAAGATGGATGCCGGTGTTTACAGGTATGTGCCATCCAGGCATTCGATGGTAAAGACACTTGATGGTGACAGAAGGGATGAACTGTGCAGGGTATCGTTGTCACAACCACAGATAAGAGATGCTGCTGCGGTTGTCGTGATCACAGCAGTCTATTCACGCATAATGGTAAAGTACGGGAATCGCGGGGTCAGGTATGCACATATCGAAGTTGGCTGTGCTGCTGAGAATATATATCTTCAGGGAATGTCACTTGGAATCGGGACGTGTGCAGTGGGTGCGTTCGAGGACGAGAATGTTGCTGCTATCTTTGACCTTCCGGTCGATGAAGAGCCGTTGTTGCTACTGCCTCTGGGTATGTGTAATGAACCTTGA